The proteins below come from a single Trichocoleus sp. genomic window:
- a CDS encoding photosystem II q(b) protein, whose protein sequence is LNRANLGMEVMHERNAHNFPLDLAAGEATPVALTAPAING, encoded by the coding sequence GTTGAACCGGGCGAACCTGGGGATGGAAGTGATGCATGAGCGGAATGCGCACAACTTCCCGCTTGACCTGGCTGCAGGTGAAGCTACGCCTGTTGCTCTGACTGCTCCTGCCATCAACGGCTAA